The following coding sequences lie in one Capnocytophaga stomatis genomic window:
- a CDS encoding DUF4870 domain-containing protein, which produces MITIKKLGYRISESDKERASNSYLMSVMAIIVGLPFPIVNLLATFVFFFAYRRSSYFVRWHCTQALISQLSVFPINVIGFWWTISIIFGKWEVTNSYIAYLITVFLFNFVEFIGTAYTATKVRKGEHLIWWFYGDITDLLVKNDE; this is translated from the coding sequence ATGATAACAATCAAAAAATTAGGCTACAGAATCAGCGAAAGCGATAAGGAAAGAGCTTCAAATAGTTATTTGATGTCCGTGATGGCGATTATTGTAGGGTTGCCTTTCCCGATAGTCAATCTTTTAGCTACGTTTGTATTCTTTTTTGCTTACAGAAGAAGCTCTTACTTTGTGCGTTGGCATTGCACGCAAGCGTTGATATCACAACTGTCTGTTTTTCCGATAAATGTGATTGGCTTTTGGTGGACAATCTCAATTATTTTTGGAAAATGGGAAGTTACTAATAGCTATATAGCTTATTTGATAACTGTTTTTCTGTTCAACTTTGTGGAATTTATCGGGACAGCTTATACGGCAACCAAAGTGCGTAAGGGAGAACACTTAATTTGGTGGTTTTACGGAGATATTACGGATTTATTAGTGAAAAATGATGAGTAA
- a CDS encoding DUF2752 domain-containing protein: MTAKNTYTFFTIFCVVGWGWLIISFLTHKSDVGLTVCMSKHITDIPCPSCGTTRSVVSFFEGNFVKSFYLNPLGILASLFLLIAPLVLLYDLVFRKTLFYQMYIKLEEYLKKAYVYIPLIFLILLNWIWNIQKGL, translated from the coding sequence TTGACAGCAAAAAACACATATACGTTTTTTACAATATTCTGTGTTGTAGGTTGGGGGTGGTTGATTATCAGTTTTTTAACTCATAAGAGTGATGTGGGGCTTACGGTCTGTATGTCCAAACACATAACTGATATCCCTTGTCCTTCTTGCGGGACAACTCGTTCCGTGGTTTCTTTTTTTGAAGGGAATTTTGTTAAATCTTTCTATTTGAATCCATTAGGGATATTGGCTTCTTTATTTTTATTGATAGCTCCGCTTGTACTTTTGTATGATTTAGTGTTCCGTAAAACTTTATTTTATCAAATGTACATAAAATTGGAAGAGTATTTGAAAAAAGCATATGTTTATATTCCTCTGATTTTCTTGATATTACTTAATTGGATTTGGAATATACAAAAAGGATTATGA
- a CDS encoding TM2 domain-containing protein — protein sequence MDAQKVDMFIITNAKFFKSELVPQIRQRLLELDDSHWVALQSLQLKDPTTSLIISFFVGQLGIDRFYIGDTGLGIAKLLTCGGLGIWTIVDWFLIMDATRDKNAEILQAALF from the coding sequence ATGGATGCTCAGAAAGTAGATATGTTTATCATTACTAACGCAAAATTTTTCAAAAGTGAATTAGTACCTCAAATCCGTCAGCGTTTACTTGAATTGGATGACTCTCATTGGGTTGCTTTACAGTCACTTCAGTTAAAAGATCCTACCACATCGTTAATCATTTCATTTTTCGTGGGACAATTGGGAATTGATCGCTTCTATATCGGTGATACGGGGCTTGGAATAGCTAAACTATTAACCTGCGGAGGGTTAGGGATTTGGACAATCGTCGATTGGTTCTTGATTATGGATGCTACACGTGATAAAAATGCAGAAATTTTACAAGCAGCACTTTTCTAA